Part of the Oerskovia paurometabola genome is shown below.
ACATCACGAGCGACCGCGGGGATCGGGCGGTCCGTCGAGACGACCAGGTGGACCTCGGTCTCCTCGGGACGGAGCCGGACACCGGTGACGGCACGACCGGGAAGGTACGTGGCGACCTCGCCGAAGACCCCGGCGTGCAGTCGCACGACCCCTGGGACGGCGAGCACGGCGGCGACGATCCTCTCGGCCGTCTCGCCCTGGGCGACGTCGTCGGGCAGGGGCGGCGGGAAGCGGCCGGAGGGAGGGCGTAGGGGCTCGCCGAGCCCTGTCCCCGGATGCGCGTGCTCGAACGCCTCGGCGACGTCCAAGGGGGTGGGTGTCTCCGTCTCCTGGCCCTCCCCCGAGGAACCACGTGCTGAGGCGGGAGGTGGCGACGAGGTCATCGGACCCGCCCGCCACCGTCCTCGCCCTCACCGCTGTCGGAGGACTGCTCACGCTGGCTGCGCCGGTCGGAGCTCGAGTCGGCGTCGTCCCCGGGCAGGTGGACGTCGTTGACGTCGATGTTGACCTCGGTCACCTCGAGCCCGGTCATACGCTCGATGGAGGTGATCACGCTCCGACGGACCGCCTGGGCGAGGTCGGCGATCGACACGCCGTAGTCCGCGACGAGATCCAGGTCGACGGCGGCCTGGCGCTCCCCGACCTCGACGTGGACGCCCGACGTGGTGTCGCTCCCGCTGCCCGGGATGTACTCGCGGATCGCGCCGAACGCCCTGGCCGCTCCTCCCCCGACGGCGTAGACCCCTTGGACGTTGCGGGTCGCGATGCCCGCGATCTTGGCGACGACCTGGTCCGCGATGGTCGTGCTGCCGTGCTCGGAGGCGAGCGCGGAGGGGCGGTCGACCGTCCCGCGCGCAGGTCCGGCCTGCCCGGCGGCGCCGGGACGTGCAGCCGTGCCGGGTGCCGTGGCTCCCGTGGTGGGTGTGCTCTGCTCGCTCATCGTTCGCTCCTCGTGCTCGGGGCGACCGCCCTGACGGTCGGGCGGTCTGCGACGTTCTCCAGTGAGTGCCGCCCCGTCGCCGGAACGTCACGACTACAAAGTGTGATCTAGGTCACATTCAACCCTGCCCATGGCGAGCCGTCCACCGGGAGCTATCGTCGAACGGATGGAAGCCGTCGGTGCTGGTGGCGACGCGGGGGCGGTCTCGGACCTGCTGCTCGCGCGCCGCGCTGCCCTGGGAGATCGCGAGGCGTTCACGGCCCTCGTCGACCGGCACGGCCCGGCGATGTACCGGTACGTCCTGCGCATGGTCCACGATCCGGAGGTCGCGGCCGACTGCCTGCAGGACACCCTGGTCGCGGCATGGACGGGGTTCCCCGGCTTCCGCGGAGAGTCCGCACCCCGTACCTGGCTCTTCGGGATCGCGACCCGGCAGGCGTACCGCCATCGAGGTCGCGCCGCCGGCCGCCCCGTCCCCCTGCCGGACGAGCTCGTCGAGTCCGCCTCCCGCCGACCCGACCAGGGCGCGCTCGACGCTGCACTCGTCGAAGCCCTCGACATCGCCCTCCTCGCTCTGCCACCGTTGCAGAGGTCGTGCTGGTTGCTGCGCGAGGTCGAAGGACTGCACTACGCCGAGATCGCCGACATCCTCGGCACGACGCACGACGCCGTCCGCGGGATGCTCCACCGGGCCCGCGCGACACTGGCCGAGCGGATGAAGGGATGGCGATGAACGACGACGCAGTCCTCGAGCGCGCCACCCAGGCGCTGCGCCGCCACACCGACCAGGGGTGGACCCTGGTCCGTGAGAACGCGCTGCTCAAGGCCCTCTCGGCGTTCCGCCCCTCGGCCCCGGTCCGTGGTCGCACCGCCTCGCC
Proteins encoded:
- a CDS encoding Asp23/Gls24 family envelope stress response protein; this translates as MSEQSTPTTGATAPGTAARPGAAGQAGPARGTVDRPSALASEHGSTTIADQVVAKIAGIATRNVQGVYAVGGGAARAFGAIREYIPGSGSDTTSGVHVEVGERQAAVDLDLVADYGVSIADLAQAVRRSVITSIERMTGLEVTEVNIDVNDVHLPGDDADSSSDRRSQREQSSDSGEGEDGGGRVR
- a CDS encoding Asp23/Gls24 family envelope stress response protein — encoded protein: MDVAEAFEHAHPGTGLGEPLRPPSGRFPPPLPDDVAQGETAERIVAAVLAVPGVVRLHAGVFGEVATYLPGRAVTGVRLRPEETEVHLVVSTDRPIPAVARDVHESVRALAPGPVRVYVEDVESPPSSSSAL
- a CDS encoding RNA polymerase sigma factor, encoding MEAVGAGGDAGAVSDLLLARRAALGDREAFTALVDRHGPAMYRYVLRMVHDPEVAADCLQDTLVAAWTGFPGFRGESAPRTWLFGIATRQAYRHRGRAAGRPVPLPDELVESASRRPDQGALDAALVEALDIALLALPPLQRSCWLLREVEGLHYAEIADILGTTHDAVRGMLHRARATLAERMKGWR